In one window of Longimicrobium sp. DNA:
- a CDS encoding polymer-forming cytoskeletal protein → MSIIGPGMSITGDLVTEGTVRVEGRIEGTVRAGKAVIIGKSGEVVGEVITQDAVIGGRLRGTLVAESRLELQATSDIEGQIRAPAQHLQLEEGARFNGQIQMLDQGQMAALPPGTSGENSTEA, encoded by the coding sequence ATGTCCATCATCGGACCCGGCATGAGCATCACGGGCGACCTGGTGACGGAGGGCACCGTGCGCGTGGAGGGCCGCATCGAGGGCACCGTGCGGGCCGGCAAGGCGGTGATTATCGGAAAGAGCGGAGAGGTGGTCGGCGAGGTGATCACCCAGGACGCGGTGATCGGCGGCCGCCTGCGCGGTACCCTGGTGGCCGAGAGCCGCCTGGAGCTGCAGGCCACCAGCGACATCGAGGGGCAGATCCGCGCCCCCGCGCAGCACCTGCAGCTGGAAGAGGGAGCGCGCTTCAACGGCCAGATCCAGATGCTGGACCAGGGCCAGATGGCGGCGCTTCCACCGGGCACCTCCGGAGAGAACTCCACAGAGGCGTAA
- a CDS encoding Nif3-like dinuclear metal center hexameric protein, with protein MELRALVTYLDRYLRATDVPDYPNALNGLQVDSRRTEVRRIAVAVDAAQATIDRAIAGGADLLIVHHGLFWDGNRTVTGRRYARLKALFDADLPLYSSHLPLDVHPEVGNNAVLARELGIDIQGGMGDFKGMQVGVWGIMDAIHRDALSARLGSLLEGPVTMAPGGPEIVRRVGVITGGAGGSVGEAAALGLDAFITGEGAHHNFFDAEEGGVTLLLGGHYATETWGVRALARHLEAEFGIEWSFIHYPTGL; from the coding sequence GTGGAGCTTCGCGCCCTCGTAACCTACCTTGACCGGTACCTTCGGGCCACGGACGTACCTGACTATCCGAACGCTCTGAACGGGTTGCAGGTAGATTCACGTCGCACCGAGGTTCGCCGCATCGCCGTGGCCGTCGACGCCGCGCAGGCCACCATCGACCGCGCCATCGCCGGCGGGGCCGACCTGCTGATCGTGCACCACGGCCTGTTCTGGGACGGCAATCGCACCGTCACCGGCCGCCGCTATGCCCGATTGAAGGCACTGTTCGACGCCGACCTGCCACTCTACTCGTCGCACCTGCCGCTGGACGTGCACCCGGAGGTCGGCAACAACGCGGTGCTGGCGCGCGAGCTGGGGATCGACATCCAGGGGGGCATGGGCGACTTCAAGGGCATGCAGGTGGGCGTCTGGGGGATCATGGATGCCATCCACCGCGATGCACTCTCCGCTCGGCTTGGTTCGCTGCTGGAGGGGCCGGTCACGATGGCGCCCGGCGGACCGGAGATCGTTCGCCGCGTGGGGGTGATTACGGGTGGCGCGGGTGGGAGCGTCGGGGAGGCGGCGGCACTGGGGCTGGATGCGTTCATCACCGGCGAGGGGGCGCACCACAACTTCTTCGATGCGGAGGAGGGAGGTGTTACCCTGCTGCTGGGCGGGCATTACGCCACGGAAACGTGGGGAGTGAGGGCCCTAGCCCGGCACCTGGAGGCGGAGTTCGGAATTGAATGGTCGTTCATTCACTATCCGACGGGGCTGTAG